A section of the Chlamydiota bacterium genome encodes:
- the rplT gene encoding 50S ribosomal protein L20, protein MVKASNAPASRKRRRRVLKRAKGYRSARGSLIRLATEAVERGLAYAYRDRKARKRDFRGLWITRIGAACKAEGLSYSRFIAGLKKARVALDRKVLADLAVRDKDVFVELVKVARGAAAE, encoded by the coding sequence GTGGTCAAGGCCAGCAACGCCCCCGCTTCCAGGAAGAGGAGGAGGAGGGTCCTCAAGCGCGCGAAAGGGTACCGGAGCGCGCGCGGGAGCCTCATCCGTCTCGCGACGGAAGCCGTCGAGCGGGGGCTCGCATACGCATACAGGGACCGCAAGGCGCGGAAGCGCGATTTCCGCGGGCTCTGGATCACCCGGATAGGGGCGGCCTGCAAGGCCGAGGGGCTTTCCTATTCGCGGTTCATCGCCGGGCTCAAGAAGGCCCGGGTCGCGCTCGACAGGAAGGTCCTGGCGGACCTCGCGGTGCGCGACAAAGACGTCTTCGTGGAACTGGTGAAGGTCGCCCGGGGAGCGGCGGCCGAATAA
- the rpmI gene encoding 50S ribosomal protein L35 yields the protein MPRLKTNRSAAKRFSKTARGRFKKKLACTSHIMTKKSRNRKRKLRGTSVVSPVEQSMLRKVLPYA from the coding sequence ATGCCAAGGCTGAAAACGAACCGCTCGGCGGCCAAGCGGTTCAGCAAGACGGCGCGCGGCAGGTTTAAGAAGAAGCTCGCCTGCACGAGCCATATCATGACGAAGAAGAGCCGCAATCGAAAAAGAAAACTCCGGGGGACCAGCGTTGTCAGCCCCGTGGAGCAATCGATGCTCAGGAAGGTTTTGCCGTACGCCTGA